A single region of the Acidobacteriota bacterium genome encodes:
- the era gene encoding GTPase Era: MANILVQVAASVEARCRSLLPGLRRVTRDIVAELAPQPSTLTLRLVDDEEIRELNRRYRSLDEATDVLSFPGETTPEGRHLGDVVISVETAQSRGGGALERELQILALHGILHCLGHDHETDDGEMDALEQRLRARFLGPHKAGTVAFVGRPNAGKSTLMNRMLGEKLAIVSDKPQTTRHRLIGILTTERGQIVFHDTPGLHRPLHRLNRRMVHAASAALKEADVVCLIRDVAVPFGRGDAYALDLVGSAAAAEPARPMLCLLNKIDQVSKPRLLPEIERYAGRGVFEEIVPISALTGDGVEEVLEILWRHLPAGEPEHDPKLLTVHTERFLAAELIREKVLEQTRDELPFTTAVVIEAWEDDDERTDLLANILVDRNSHKGIVIGRGGKRIKAIGTAARRDLEDFLERRVYLELQVRTHPGWREDSAVLGRLETG; the protein is encoded by the coding sequence GTGGCGAACATCTTGGTGCAGGTGGCGGCCTCGGTAGAGGCCAGGTGCCGGAGCCTGCTTCCCGGTCTCCGCAGAGTCACGCGCGACATCGTCGCGGAACTGGCGCCGCAACCGTCCACGCTGACCCTGCGACTCGTTGACGACGAGGAGATCCGGGAACTGAATCGCCGCTACCGGTCGCTCGATGAGGCGACGGACGTCCTCTCGTTCCCCGGGGAGACGACCCCCGAGGGTCGACACCTGGGCGATGTGGTGATCTCGGTGGAGACGGCCCAGTCGCGCGGCGGCGGGGCCTTGGAGCGGGAACTTCAGATCCTCGCACTGCACGGGATCCTTCATTGCCTGGGCCATGACCACGAGACGGACGACGGTGAGATGGATGCCCTGGAGCAGCGGCTGCGCGCGCGCTTCCTTGGGCCGCACAAGGCCGGAACGGTGGCGTTCGTGGGGCGGCCGAACGCCGGGAAGTCGACGCTGATGAACCGGATGCTGGGGGAGAAACTGGCGATCGTCTCGGATAAGCCGCAGACTACCCGCCACCGGCTGATCGGCATCCTGACGACGGAGCGCGGGCAGATCGTGTTCCACGACACGCCCGGCCTGCACCGACCCTTGCACCGGCTGAACCGGCGCATGGTCCACGCGGCTTCCGCCGCGCTCAAGGAGGCCGATGTCGTGTGCCTGATCCGCGATGTGGCGGTCCCGTTCGGCCGGGGCGATGCCTACGCGCTCGATCTGGTCGGCTCCGCCGCGGCGGCCGAACCCGCGCGCCCCATGCTGTGTCTGCTGAACAAGATCGATCAGGTCTCGAAACCGCGGCTCCTGCCCGAGATCGAGCGCTATGCCGGACGCGGCGTGTTCGAGGAGATCGTGCCGATCTCGGCTCTTACGGGCGACGGCGTGGAGGAGGTCCTGGAGATCCTGTGGCGGCACCTGCCGGCGGGAGAGCCGGAGCACGATCCTAAGTTGCTGACCGTGCACACGGAGCGCTTCCTGGCGGCGGAGCTGATCCGGGAGAAGGTGCTCGAGCAGACCCGCGACGAACTGCCCTTCACGACCGCCGTCGTCATCGAAGCCTGGGAGGACGACGATGAGCGGACCGACCTGCTGGCGAACATCCTGGTCGACCGGAACAGCCACAAGGGCATCGTGATCGGTCGCGGTGGCAAGAGGATCAAGGCGATCGGGACGGCTGCCCGGCGGGATCTGGAGGACTTCCTGGAGCGGCGGGTGTACCTGGAGCTGCAGGTCAGGACCCATCCGGGATGGCGGGAGGACAGCGCCGTGCTCGGCCGCCTGGAGACGGGCTAG
- the glnA gene encoding type I glutamate--ammonia ligase, translating to MAEASPKSIVDRIREEGFQIVDFRFTDFPGLWQHFSVPAGEVDEDTFEDGLGFDGSSIRGWQVINESDMLVVPDPGTAFVDPYFEHKTLVLTCDIVDPITRESYGRDPRGVAKAAEAYVQSTGLADTAYFGPEAEFFIFDDVRFDGGPNFGFYEVDSIEGRWNSGADEGPNLGYKPRYKEGYFPVPPTDKHQDMRSEMILTMEDVGLNVECQHHEVGTGGQAEIDLRFAPLVEMADAMMLYKYIIKNTAAKHGKTVTFMPKPLFEDNGSGMHTHLSLWRDGVPLFAGDGYAGLSDMAMHAIGGLLKHAPALLAFTNPTTNSYKRLVPGFEAPVNLVYSQRNRSAAVRIPMYSPSPKAKRVEFRCPDPSCNPYLAFAALLMAAIDGIQNEIDPGGSLDVDIYDLSPEESEGVPTTPGTLDEALDALEDDHDFLTAGGVFDEDVIENHIAYKRENECQEVALRPHPHEFALYYDI from the coding sequence ATGGCAGAGGCTAGCCCCAAGTCGATCGTCGACCGGATCCGGGAGGAGGGGTTCCAGATCGTCGATTTTCGTTTCACGGACTTTCCCGGCTTGTGGCAGCACTTCTCGGTGCCGGCCGGCGAGGTGGACGAGGACACGTTCGAGGACGGGCTCGGATTCGACGGCTCGAGTATCCGCGGCTGGCAGGTGATCAACGAGTCGGACATGCTCGTGGTGCCGGATCCCGGCACGGCGTTCGTCGATCCGTACTTCGAGCACAAGACGCTCGTTTTGACCTGCGACATCGTCGATCCGATCACGCGTGAGAGCTATGGCCGCGACCCGCGCGGCGTCGCCAAGGCTGCGGAGGCCTACGTGCAGTCGACCGGCCTTGCCGATACCGCCTACTTCGGTCCCGAGGCGGAGTTCTTCATCTTCGACGACGTGCGCTTCGACGGCGGTCCGAACTTCGGCTTCTACGAGGTCGACTCGATCGAGGGCCGCTGGAACAGCGGCGCCGACGAGGGGCCCAACCTCGGCTACAAGCCGCGCTACAAGGAGGGCTACTTCCCGGTGCCGCCGACCGACAAGCACCAGGACATGCGGAGCGAGATGATCCTCACGATGGAGGACGTAGGCCTCAACGTCGAGTGCCAGCACCACGAAGTCGGCACCGGCGGTCAGGCCGAGATCGATCTTCGCTTTGCGCCCCTGGTCGAAATGGCGGATGCGATGATGCTCTACAAGTACATCATCAAGAACACAGCCGCCAAGCACGGCAAGACCGTCACCTTCATGCCGAAGCCCCTGTTCGAGGACAACGGCAGCGGCATGCACACGCATCTCTCGCTCTGGAGGGACGGAGTGCCGCTGTTCGCGGGCGACGGCTACGCCGGTTTGTCGGACATGGCGATGCACGCGATCGGCGGTCTGCTCAAGCACGCGCCGGCTCTGCTTGCCTTCACCAACCCGACGACGAACAGCTACAAGCGGCTGGTGCCGGGCTTCGAGGCACCGGTGAACCTGGTCTACTCGCAGCGCAACCGTAGCGCCGCGGTGCGGATCCCGATGTACTCGCCGTCGCCGAAGGCGAAGAGGGTCGAGTTCCGCTGCCCCGACCCGAGCTGCAACCCGTATCTCGCCTTTGCCGCGCTGTTGATGGCCGCCATCGACGGCATTCAGAACGAGATCGATCCGGGCGGTTCGCTGGATGTGGACATCTACGACCTGTCTCCGGAGGAGAGCGAGGGCGTCCCGACCACCCCGGGCACTCTCGACGAGGCGCTCGACGCACTCGAGGACGACCACGACTTCCTCACAGCCGGCGGCGTGTTCGATGAGGATGTGATCGAGAACCACATCGCGTACAAGCGTGAGAACGAGTGCCAGGAGGTCGCGCTGCGGCCGCATCCGCACGAGTTCGCGCTGTACTACGACATCTAG
- a CDS encoding PQQ-like beta-propeller repeat protein, with amino-acid sequence MVVRVVGVVLGLTLAAPAAGDDWPQWRGADRSGVWHEDGILERFPEDGPKVVWRTPIRGGYSGPVVAEGRVFVMDWARTEGSRAILGKERLLALDEETGEVLWSHEWDVNYSALQQSYAIGPRSTPSVDSDRIYVMGAVGHLIALEAETGEVVWSYDSVEEGGASITIWGFSSSPLVHGDLLIQIVGAEPDGKVIAFNKHTGDEIWRSLSSDWEMGYGQPMIFEAGGVEQLIIWEPKAVNSLDPATGEVYWTVPWEVASGMTVTTPVIDGDRLLFSQFYRGSLLLELDSEKPEVRELWRGQSRSEMPEETEGLHALITTPILEGDTIYGVCSYGQLRGLDAADGSRLWESDRMTRQGRWGAAFMVKHGDRWFVNNDVGDLIIARFSRDGYEEIDRAKLIEPTARSGFGPRRFYDAQVNWSHPAYANRHIVARNDEEIIRVSLAAE; translated from the coding sequence GTGGTCGTGCGCGTCGTCGGTGTGGTGCTTGGGCTGACGCTGGCTGCGCCGGCCGCGGGCGACGACTGGCCGCAGTGGCGGGGCGCCGACCGTTCCGGGGTCTGGCACGAGGACGGGATCCTCGAGCGCTTCCCGGAGGATGGCCCGAAGGTCGTCTGGCGCACACCGATCCGCGGGGGCTACTCGGGGCCGGTGGTGGCGGAAGGCCGTGTCTTCGTCATGGACTGGGCGCGCACCGAGGGGTCGCGCGCCATTCTCGGCAAGGAGCGGCTGCTGGCACTCGACGAGGAGACCGGCGAGGTGCTCTGGAGCCACGAGTGGGACGTGAACTACTCGGCGCTGCAGCAGAGCTACGCGATCGGTCCCCGCTCGACGCCGAGCGTTGACAGCGACCGGATCTACGTGATGGGTGCGGTCGGCCATCTGATCGCGCTCGAGGCGGAGACCGGCGAGGTGGTCTGGAGCTACGACTCCGTGGAGGAGGGCGGCGCCAGCATCACGATCTGGGGCTTCTCCAGTTCGCCGCTCGTCCACGGCGACCTGCTGATCCAGATCGTGGGCGCCGAGCCGGACGGCAAGGTGATCGCCTTCAACAAGCACACCGGAGACGAAATCTGGCGGTCGCTTTCCTCCGACTGGGAGATGGGCTACGGCCAGCCGATGATCTTCGAGGCGGGCGGCGTCGAGCAGCTCATCATCTGGGAGCCGAAGGCGGTCAACTCACTCGATCCGGCGACCGGCGAGGTCTACTGGACCGTGCCCTGGGAAGTGGCCTCGGGGATGACGGTGACGACTCCGGTGATCGACGGCGACCGGCTGCTGTTCAGCCAGTTCTACCGCGGTTCCCTGCTGCTGGAACTGGATTCCGAGAAGCCGGAGGTGCGTGAACTCTGGCGCGGCCAGAGCCGCAGCGAGATGCCGGAGGAGACGGAAGGCCTGCACGCGCTGATCACGACGCCGATCCTCGAGGGCGACACGATCTACGGGGTCTGCAGCTACGGCCAGTTGCGGGGTCTCGACGCCGCCGATGGATCCAGGCTCTGGGAGAGCGACAGGATGACCCGACAGGGCCGCTGGGGAGCGGCCTTCATGGTCAAACACGGCGACCGCTGGTTCGTGAACAACGACGTCGGCGACCTGATCATCGCGCGTTTCTCGCGGGACGGCTACGAGGAGATCGATCGCGCCAAGCTGATCGAACCGACCGCCCGTTCCGGCTTCGGCCCCCGGCGGTTCTACGACGCACAGGTGAACTGGTCCCATCCGGCTTACGCCAACCGCCACATTGTCGCGAGAAACGACGAGGAGATCATCCGGGTGTCCCTCGCGGCGGAGTAG
- a CDS encoding sialidase family protein: MSAAETPPSRSPTGPGRPCRFLALVTVLTSVTALPVSGRDPIGELIFPLEHWHNHGSSVVELPNGDLLTAWFHGSGERRSDDVRILGARLQAGAEAWSEPFLLADTPGFPDTNCTLLLEPVSAGGHRLWLFWPTIQANLWESALMKVKVSTDFDGPGPPVWQWQDVLHMKPGDGFHDLVAERTDEYFRSLGFTGASDPAAPESARQWAARNLEQAADKLTRRIGWFTRAHPVLLPLPEGGQRLLLGLYSDGFSFASATYSDDGGHTWTMSEPIIGGGNIQPTFALREDGTLLAFMRDNGPPPKRAHVAESRDLGATWTIARDHPDLVETGAGLEVLKLDSGRWIVVHNDIPDGRYQLAVSVSEDEGRTFRRRRYIEREEKGVGRYHYPSVIQARDGRIHVTYSYHVAGALDDGGQGKSIKHVSFDETWLLGDD; the protein is encoded by the coding sequence GTGAGCGCCGCCGAAACGCCGCCGAGCCGGTCCCCAACGGGGCCCGGCCGCCCGTGCCGCTTCCTGGCGCTGGTCACGGTCCTGACTTCGGTCACGGCCCTCCCCGTTTCCGGCCGGGATCCCATTGGCGAGCTCATCTTCCCGCTTGAGCACTGGCACAACCACGGTTCCTCGGTCGTCGAACTTCCGAACGGCGACCTGCTGACGGCCTGGTTCCATGGATCGGGCGAGCGGCGGTCGGACGACGTGCGGATCCTGGGCGCCCGCCTGCAGGCCGGCGCGGAGGCGTGGAGCGAGCCGTTCCTGCTCGCCGACACTCCGGGCTTTCCCGACACGAACTGCACCCTGCTGCTCGAGCCGGTCAGTGCGGGCGGCCACCGGCTGTGGCTGTTCTGGCCCACGATCCAGGCGAATCTCTGGGAGAGCGCCCTGATGAAGGTCAAGGTCTCGACCGACTTCGACGGGCCGGGGCCGCCGGTGTGGCAGTGGCAGGACGTGCTCCACATGAAGCCCGGGGACGGCTTCCACGACCTGGTGGCGGAGAGGACCGACGAGTACTTCCGGAGCCTTGGCTTCACAGGCGCCTCGGATCCCGCCGCGCCGGAGTCGGCCCGGCAATGGGCGGCGCGCAACCTGGAGCAGGCCGCCGACAAGCTGACCCGCCGCATCGGCTGGTTCACCCGCGCCCATCCGGTCCTTCTGCCGCTGCCCGAGGGCGGTCAGCGGCTGCTCCTGGGGCTCTACTCGGACGGCTTCAGCTTCGCCTCCGCCACCTACAGCGACGACGGCGGCCACACCTGGACGATGAGCGAGCCGATCATCGGCGGCGGCAACATCCAGCCGACGTTCGCGCTCCGCGAAGACGGCACGCTGCTCGCCTTCATGCGCGACAACGGCCCGCCGCCGAAGCGGGCCCATGTCGCCGAGTCGCGTGATCTCGGCGCCACCTGGACGATCGCCCGCGACCATCCCGATCTGGTCGAGACCGGCGCCGGGCTCGAGGTCCTGAAACTGGATAGCGGCCGCTGGATCGTAGTTCACAACGACATCCCCGACGGCCGCTACCAGCTCGCCGTCTCGGTCTCCGAGGACGAGGGCAGGACCTTCAGGCGGCGGCGCTACATCGAGCGGGAGGAGAAGGGCGTCGGCCGTTACCACTACCCGTCCGTCATCCAGGCCCGGGACGGCCGCATCCACGTGACCTACAGCTACCACGTCGCCGGCGCGCTCGACGACGGCGGCCAGGGCAAGAGCATCAAGCACGTGAGCTTCGACGAAACCTGGCTGCTGGGTGACGACTGA
- a CDS encoding serine hydrolase: MRQRPIFTVTLAALLAAVLFAACAPQGSGSTAGTGETFAGLPRVTPESAGMSSERLDRIRPAFESYVTDGKLSGVVTAVARDGKVVHFEASGYQDVEAGEPMAEDTIFRMYSMTKPIASAALMILWEEGHFLLSTPLSRVLPEFADTQVYVSGDGDDLETEPARRPIVIRDLMTHTSGLTYTFIPSPVAASYVAAGLEGSADAVPHDDLAHYVRELAKQPLLAHPGTAWNYSVGLEVAGRVVEVVSGQTFRDFLKERIFDPLAMVDTDFYVPDEKLDRLAVNYAPTPEGGIVVFDDPENSAYRKPPKVEMGGSGLVATAGDYLRFAQMLANGGELDGVRILGTQTVALMMDNHLGSAYGPSPMSSLNLDMGMSEGMGYGLGGYSITDTGLTGLPASPGTYGWGGAASTDFLVDPEEEVVAMVLTQLLPTGTYPLRPTMEVLTYQAIVE, from the coding sequence ATGCGTCAACGACCCATCTTCACTGTCACCCTCGCCGCTCTACTCGCGGCCGTCCTGTTTGCGGCCTGCGCGCCCCAGGGATCTGGCAGCACGGCCGGTACCGGCGAGACCTTCGCCGGCCTTCCCCGCGTCACGCCGGAGAGCGCCGGCATGTCGAGCGAGCGGCTCGACCGGATCCGGCCGGCGTTCGAGAGCTATGTGACGGACGGCAAGCTGTCCGGCGTCGTCACCGCCGTCGCCCGCGATGGCAAGGTCGTGCACTTCGAGGCCAGCGGTTACCAGGACGTCGAAGCCGGCGAGCCGATGGCCGAGGACACGATCTTCCGCATGTACTCGATGACCAAGCCGATCGCCTCGGCGGCGCTGATGATCCTCTGGGAGGAGGGGCACTTCCTGCTGTCGACGCCGCTGTCCCGGGTTCTTCCCGAGTTCGCCGACACGCAGGTCTACGTCTCCGGCGACGGCGACGACTTGGAGACGGAGCCTGCGCGGCGGCCGATCGTCATCCGCGACCTGATGACCCACACCTCCGGGCTGACCTACACCTTCATCCCCAGTCCGGTCGCGGCCAGCTACGTGGCCGCGGGACTCGAGGGCTCGGCGGACGCCGTACCCCACGACGACCTGGCGCACTACGTCCGGGAGCTGGCGAAACAGCCCCTGCTGGCTCACCCCGGCACCGCCTGGAACTACAGCGTCGGCCTCGAGGTCGCGGGTCGGGTGGTCGAGGTCGTCTCCGGGCAGACCTTCCGCGACTTCCTGAAGGAGCGCATCTTCGACCCGCTGGCCATGGTCGACACGGACTTCTACGTCCCGGACGAGAAGCTCGACCGCCTCGCCGTGAACTACGCGCCGACGCCGGAGGGTGGCATCGTCGTCTTCGACGATCCCGAGAACAGCGCCTACCGCAAGCCGCCCAAGGTCGAGATGGGCGGTTCCGGCCTGGTCGCCACCGCCGGCGACTACCTGCGCTTCGCCCAGATGCTGGCGAACGGCGGCGAACTCGACGGCGTGCGGATCCTCGGGACGCAGACCGTGGCCCTGATGATGGACAACCACCTGGGATCGGCCTACGGGCCGTCTCCCATGTCGAGCCTCAACCTCGACATGGGGATGAGCGAAGGCATGGGTTACGGCCTGGGCGGGTACTCGATCACCGACACAGGGCTCACCGGCCTGCCGGCCTCGCCCGGCACCTACGGCTGGGGCGGCGCCGCCTCGACCGATTTCCTCGTCGATCCCGAGGAGGAAGTCGTCGCCATGGTGCTGACCCAGTTGCTGCCTACCGGCACCTATCCGCTGCGTCCAACGATGGAAGTGCTGACCTACCAGGCGATCGTGGAGTAG
- a CDS encoding acyl-CoA/acyl-ACP dehydrogenase: MDFGLTQPQELLRDSIARFLAQDVGIERVRRVMDSESGRDEAIHGQLGDQGITGLLIDMDLGGSELGMQEAAIAAQEIGRAAAPVNFHSAYVLAPLMLAGADAGDRKSALLEGIAEGSSLITPILDAPIDDGRIEGTVLYVPDAAWSDAFLLETGGSLHLLDASVSGIGITPLETVDDTRRVAEITFSGIDLGAAENLGGSAENTRRAVQAAQIALAADALGAAQKGLHISVEYAKERKQFERIIGSFQAVKHICAEVLAEVDPVQSLLWHTADAWDQGSDEIDHLAPLLKAHATDVASNAVTMTTQVFGGMGFTHECDMHIFYKRAGYDRQMLGNPTALREQAAAVMYG, translated from the coding sequence ATGGACTTTGGACTGACGCAGCCGCAGGAGCTGCTCCGAGACTCGATCGCCCGCTTTCTCGCCCAGGACGTGGGGATCGAGCGGGTCCGCCGCGTGATGGACTCCGAGTCAGGCCGCGACGAGGCGATCCACGGCCAGCTCGGCGACCAGGGGATCACAGGGCTCCTGATCGACATGGACCTCGGCGGTTCGGAACTCGGAATGCAGGAGGCAGCGATCGCTGCGCAGGAGATCGGCCGGGCCGCAGCACCCGTCAACTTCCACTCGGCCTACGTGCTTGCGCCGCTGATGCTCGCCGGGGCCGACGCCGGAGATCGGAAGAGCGCCCTGCTCGAAGGAATCGCCGAGGGCAGCTCGCTGATCACGCCGATCCTCGATGCGCCGATCGACGACGGACGGATTGAGGGCACCGTCCTCTACGTCCCCGACGCGGCATGGTCCGACGCCTTCCTGCTCGAGACGGGGGGCAGCCTCCACCTGCTCGACGCGTCGGTCTCAGGCATCGGCATCACACCGCTCGAGACCGTCGACGACACCCGTCGAGTCGCCGAGATCACCTTTTCCGGCATCGACCTGGGAGCGGCCGAGAACCTCGGCGGCAGCGCCGAGAACACCCGCCGCGCCGTCCAGGCGGCCCAGATCGCCCTCGCCGCCGACGCCCTCGGCGCCGCCCAGAAGGGCCTTCACATCTCGGTCGAGTACGCCAAGGAGCGGAAACAGTTCGAGCGCATCATCGGCTCCTTCCAGGCGGTGAAGCACATCTGCGCCGAGGTTCTGGCCGAAGTCGATCCGGTCCAGTCCCTGCTCTGGCACACCGCCGACGCCTGGGACCAGGGATCCGACGAGATCGACCATCTGGCCCCGCTGCTCAAGGCCCACGCCACGGACGTCGCCAGCAACGCCGTGACGATGACCACCCAGGTCTTCGGCGGCATGGGCTTCACCCACGAGTGCGACATGCACATCTTCTACAAGCGCGCCGGCTACGACCGGCAGATGCTGGGCAACCCGACGGCGTTGCGGGAGCAGGCGGCGGCCGTCATGTACGGCTGA
- a CDS encoding acyl-CoA dehydrogenase family protein, with protein MDTSIGSEYNELREEVRAFLTANEDVAVPAGPGFGGDASQVRARTLEWQKRLFDAGYAGRTIPKRYGGAGHEPDALASLVIEEEFQSAGISLGMESQGTGMFVPTLLHFGREDQKQELIRPTMRGELIWCQGYSEPGSGSDLASLRTSAVLDGDEYVINGQKIWTSGAREADMMFALIRTEADAGKHGGISYIVLSMDTPGIDIRPLMTMTGDASFNEVFFTDVRVPATNVVGRPGQGWEVGTYTLRYERNMLGRSNATENYFDGCVDILRETGLIESPVYRDRLLKLEGRVQAMKYHQLRLLTDMLQKRDSGAGGLIVKLNNCQLNYDICALAIDGMAERGVLKRGSKHVRDYGNWQRNYMYALGLIIGGGTAQIQKNIIGERGLGLPREPKPAAA; from the coding sequence ATGGATACATCGATCGGTTCCGAGTACAACGAGCTCCGAGAGGAGGTCCGCGCCTTCCTCACCGCTAACGAGGACGTTGCCGTCCCGGCCGGCCCCGGCTTCGGCGGTGACGCGTCGCAAGTCCGCGCCAGAACCCTGGAGTGGCAGAAGCGGCTCTTCGATGCCGGCTACGCGGGCCGCACGATCCCGAAGCGCTACGGCGGCGCCGGCCACGAGCCCGACGCCCTCGCGAGCCTGGTGATCGAGGAGGAGTTCCAGAGCGCCGGGATCTCCCTCGGGATGGAAAGCCAGGGTACCGGCATGTTCGTCCCGACGCTGCTGCACTTCGGTCGCGAGGACCAGAAGCAGGAGCTGATCCGGCCCACGATGCGCGGCGAACTGATCTGGTGCCAGGGGTACAGCGAGCCGGGATCCGGCTCGGACCTGGCGTCGCTGCGCACTTCCGCGGTGCTCGACGGCGACGAGTACGTGATCAACGGCCAGAAGATCTGGACCAGCGGCGCCCGCGAAGCCGACATGATGTTCGCCCTGATCCGCACCGAGGCCGACGCCGGGAAGCACGGAGGCATCAGCTACATCGTCCTGTCGATGGACACGCCCGGCATCGACATCCGGCCGCTGATGACGATGACCGGCGACGCCTCCTTCAACGAGGTCTTCTTCACCGACGTGCGCGTGCCGGCGACGAACGTCGTCGGTCGCCCCGGCCAGGGCTGGGAGGTCGGCACCTACACGCTGCGCTACGAGCGGAACATGCTCGGCCGCTCGAACGCGACGGAGAACTACTTCGACGGCTGCGTGGACATCCTGCGCGAAACCGGCCTCATCGAATCCCCCGTTTACCGTGACCGCCTGCTGAAGCTCGAAGGCAGGGTGCAGGCGATGAAGTACCACCAGTTGCGCCTGCTGACCGACATGCTGCAGAAGCGCGACTCTGGCGCCGGCGGTCTGATCGTCAAGCTGAACAACTGCCAGTTGAACTACGACATCTGCGCGCTCGCCATCGACGGAATGGCCGAGCGCGGGGTCCTGAAGCGCGGCTCCAAGCATGTGCGCGACTACGGCAACTGGCAGCGCAACTACATGTACGCGCTCGGCCTGATCATCGGCGGCGGCACCGCCCAGATCCAGAAGAACATCATCGGCGAGCGGGGCCTCGGCCTTCCGCGGGAGCCGAAGCCGGCAGCGGCCTGA
- a CDS encoding Xaa-Pro peptidase family protein, whose product MSDETVGGELAVEADGAGEKAQSSRDAERLELLRQAAAGAGVDAVVLTPAATMTWLLGHDFEAHERLFLLIVPTADEAVAVVPALEEANFRGAAPAVGSVHLWDDADGPENAAAAALKCLGKTSRVAVEPLSLRYMEFEHLRRELPRAKIESAEEIVSELRLRKSDEEAALMKRASKIAEAALEFTLRDVKPGRKEIEIASKLSSELLRRGGGGISFGPIVLSGPKSALPHGVPDEREMQEGEFLLIDFGTSFGGYHCDITRTFVVSGSPTDRMREVYESVLQANIRGVAASRPGVTYDYVHKNCQANLHARRFKEFMTHRTGHGLGLEIHEPPSVMAGNDDVVEQGAVFTIEPGLYLDGWGGVRIEDNIRVTEQGCELLTSSPRELRILGA is encoded by the coding sequence ATGAGCGACGAGACGGTTGGAGGAGAGTTGGCGGTTGAAGCCGACGGTGCCGGCGAAAAGGCGCAGTCCAGCCGGGACGCGGAACGCCTGGAGTTGCTGCGGCAGGCAGCCGCGGGTGCAGGCGTCGATGCGGTTGTCCTGACGCCGGCGGCCACGATGACGTGGCTTCTGGGCCACGACTTCGAGGCGCATGAGCGACTCTTTCTGCTGATCGTGCCAACTGCCGACGAGGCGGTAGCCGTGGTGCCCGCCCTGGAGGAAGCGAACTTCCGCGGAGCGGCGCCCGCGGTCGGGTCGGTCCACCTGTGGGACGACGCGGACGGCCCCGAGAACGCCGCGGCGGCGGCGCTTAAGTGCCTGGGCAAGACGTCGCGGGTGGCGGTGGAGCCGCTGAGCCTGCGCTACATGGAGTTCGAGCACCTGCGACGCGAGCTGCCGAGGGCGAAGATCGAGAGTGCCGAAGAGATCGTGAGCGAGCTCCGGCTCAGGAAGAGCGACGAGGAAGCGGCGCTGATGAAGCGGGCTTCGAAGATCGCCGAGGCGGCGCTCGAGTTCACGCTGCGCGACGTCAAGCCGGGGCGGAAGGAGATCGAGATTGCTTCCAAGCTCTCGAGCGAACTGCTGCGCCGGGGTGGAGGGGGCATCTCGTTCGGGCCGATCGTCCTCAGTGGCCCGAAGTCGGCACTGCCGCACGGCGTCCCGGACGAACGCGAGATGCAGGAAGGCGAGTTCCTGCTGATCGACTTCGGTACGTCGTTCGGCGGCTATCACTGCGACATCACCCGCACCTTCGTCGTCAGCGGTTCCCCGACCGACCGGATGCGGGAGGTCTACGAGTCGGTGCTACAGGCCAACATTCGCGGCGTGGCGGCGTCGCGGCCGGGAGTCACCTACGACTACGTCCACAAGAACTGCCAGGCGAATCTCCACGCAAGGCGCTTCAAGGAGTTCATGACCCACCGGACCGGCCACGGACTGGGCCTCGAGATCCACGAGCCGCCGTCCGTCATGGCGGGCAACGACGACGTCGTGGAGCAGGGCGCCGTATTCACGATCGAACCCGGCCTCTACCTCGACGGCTGGGGCGGCGTGCGGATCGAGGACAACATCCGGGTCACGGAGCAGGGCTGCGAACTCCTCACCTCGTCGCCGCGGGAGCTACGCATTCTCGGCGCGTAG